The Desulfonatronum sp. SC1 genome window below encodes:
- a CDS encoding branched-chain amino acid ABC transporter permease — MEYYLQLFVNGLVVGSIYSLVALGFVIIYKATKVVNFAQGEMVMVGAYICFALTVQMGLPFLVSFLMTLVFSVILGLCIERVILRPLIGEPIISVIMVTVGLSTVLKSLVQLFWGTQIRVYPPILPTDPIWIAGVPVAPVYIAAFVLSALLFAVFSLFFKYSRTGIAMRATAMDQQAAQSMGIGVKNIFALSWCIAAVVSSIGGIILGNINGINAQLGHLGLKVFPAVILGGLDSLLGAALGGLIIGVLENVADGFMQQVFSLPGFKEVAAYVVLVIILMLRPYGLFGTHEIERV, encoded by the coding sequence ATGGAATACTATCTTCAACTCTTCGTGAACGGCCTCGTGGTCGGGAGCATCTACAGTCTGGTGGCCCTGGGGTTCGTGATCATCTACAAGGCGACCAAGGTTGTGAATTTCGCCCAGGGCGAGATGGTCATGGTCGGGGCGTATATCTGCTTCGCCTTGACCGTGCAGATGGGCCTGCCGTTTCTGGTCTCCTTTCTGATGACCCTGGTCTTTTCCGTAATCCTCGGCCTGTGCATTGAGCGGGTGATTTTGCGCCCACTGATCGGCGAGCCGATCATCAGTGTGATCATGGTCACCGTGGGGCTGTCCACGGTGCTCAAGTCCCTGGTCCAGTTGTTCTGGGGCACCCAGATCCGGGTCTATCCGCCCATCCTGCCCACGGACCCGATCTGGATCGCCGGGGTGCCCGTGGCACCGGTGTACATCGCGGCCTTCGTCCTCTCCGCCCTGCTGTTCGCCGTGTTCTCGCTGTTCTTCAAGTATTCCCGGACCGGCATCGCCATGCGGGCCACGGCCATGGATCAGCAAGCGGCCCAGTCCATGGGCATCGGCGTGAAGAACATCTTCGCCCTGTCCTGGTGCATCGCAGCGGTGGTGTCCAGCATCGGCGGAATCATCCTGGGCAACATCAACGGAATCAACGCCCAACTGGGCCACCTGGGGCTGAAGGTCTTTCCCGCTGTCATCCTCGGCGGACTGGACAGTCTGTTGGGCGCGGCCCTGGGCGGACTGATCATCGGCGTGCTGGAAAACGTGGCCGACGGCTTCATGCAGCAGGTCTTCAGCCTCCCCGGCTTCAAGGAGGTCGCCGCCTACGTGGTCCTGGTGATCATCCTGATGTTGCGGCCGTATGGTCTCTTCGGCACCCATGAGATCGAGCGGGTCTAA
- a CDS encoding AMP-binding protein: MNTDTPEKKSGPPVSTTTIQRDARAYETTLPRLLLDNAARFGAKTAMREKEWGVWQPYSWADYLRKTSEFAAGMKKLGLGKGDVLVLIGDNRPEWLWAELAIQSLGGMALGLYQDAPVDEIEYIFSLTKCRMVVAEDQEQVDKMLDLKQRVPHLRYVVYHDSKGLSGSKEDGLHPFERICEQGRPEADQFAQWVDRLHPDDTCLIATTSGTTGRPKLAMLSHRNLLSMATNLGRVDPKHDTDEFVSFLPLAWMGEQMMAVASALLFGFCVNFPEEPDTVQENIREIGPHLIFSPPRVWENLAARVRVKIMETSPLKRFLYNLFLPMGTRYAECLLAGTKPGPALRLGKVLADAGLFRALRDRLGFSRIRSATTGGAALGPDTFRFFHALGVNLKQIYGQTEIAGISCIHADGRVDFDSVGEPIPETEIIISEEGEILSRSPAVFQGYYANPEATAETIQDGWLRSGDAGFFKDNGQLVVIDRLKDVMHLADGTQFSPQFMENKLKFSPYVREAVILGKARPHLAAIISIDPEIAGRWAESRLLTYTTYQDLAAKNEIYDLIRTEIAEINAGLPETTRIRRFALLFKELDADDGELTRTRKLRRKVVEERYLPLIESLYGPDVCMNLTASIQYQDGRIREMCGSIQIATVD, from the coding sequence ATGAATACGGATACGCCTGAAAAAAAGAGCGGCCCGCCCGTTTCCACGACGACGATTCAGCGCGACGCACGCGCCTATGAAACCACATTGCCCCGGTTGCTGCTGGACAACGCCGCGCGGTTCGGGGCCAAGACGGCTATGCGGGAAAAGGAATGGGGCGTTTGGCAGCCGTATTCCTGGGCCGATTATTTGCGCAAGACCTCGGAATTCGCCGCGGGGATGAAGAAGCTCGGCCTGGGCAAGGGCGACGTGCTGGTGCTCATCGGCGACAACCGTCCGGAATGGCTCTGGGCCGAGCTGGCCATCCAGTCCCTGGGCGGCATGGCCCTGGGTCTGTATCAGGACGCGCCGGTGGACGAAATCGAGTACATCTTTTCGCTCACCAAGTGCCGGATGGTCGTGGCCGAGGACCAGGAGCAGGTGGACAAGATGCTGGATCTGAAACAGCGCGTGCCCCATCTGCGGTACGTGGTCTATCACGACTCCAAGGGCCTGTCCGGCTCCAAGGAGGACGGGCTGCACCCCTTTGAGCGGATCTGCGAGCAGGGCCGGCCCGAGGCGGACCAGTTCGCCCAGTGGGTGGACCGGCTTCATCCCGACGACACCTGCCTGATCGCCACCACCTCCGGAACCACGGGGCGGCCCAAGCTGGCCATGCTCTCCCACCGCAACCTGCTGTCCATGGCCACCAACCTGGGCCGAGTGGATCCCAAACACGACACCGACGAGTTCGTCTCCTTCCTGCCCCTGGCCTGGATGGGCGAACAGATGATGGCCGTGGCCTCGGCCCTGCTGTTCGGCTTTTGCGTCAACTTTCCGGAGGAACCGGACACGGTGCAGGAGAACATCCGGGAGATCGGGCCGCACCTGATCTTCTCCCCGCCCCGGGTCTGGGAGAACCTGGCTGCCCGGGTGCGGGTCAAAATCATGGAGACCAGCCCGCTGAAGCGCTTCCTGTACAACCTCTTCCTGCCCATGGGGACGCGCTACGCCGAGTGCCTGCTGGCCGGAACCAAACCCGGCCCGGCCTTGCGTCTGGGCAAGGTTCTGGCCGATGCCGGTCTGTTCCGGGCCCTGCGGGACCGGCTGGGCTTTTCCCGAATCCGCTCCGCCACCACCGGCGGCGCGGCCCTGGGGCCGGACACCTTTCGCTTTTTTCACGCCCTGGGCGTGAATCTGAAGCAGATCTACGGCCAGACGGAAATCGCCGGGATCTCCTGCATCCACGCGGACGGCCGGGTGGACTTCGACTCCGTGGGCGAGCCCATCCCGGAAACCGAAATCATCATCTCCGAGGAAGGCGAAATTCTTTCCCGTTCCCCGGCCGTGTTCCAGGGCTACTACGCCAACCCCGAGGCCACGGCCGAGACCATCCAGGACGGCTGGCTGCGCTCCGGGGACGCCGGATTCTTCAAGGACAACGGGCAGCTCGTGGTCATCGACCGGCTCAAGGACGTCATGCACCTGGCCGACGGGACCCAGTTTTCCCCGCAGTTCATGGAGAACAAGCTCAAATTCTCGCCCTACGTCCGGGAAGCCGTGATCCTGGGCAAGGCTCGGCCCCACTTGGCAGCGATCATCAGCATCGACCCGGAAATCGCGGGCCGCTGGGCCGAAAGCCGGTTGCTCACCTACACCACGTATCAGGATCTGGCCGCCAAGAACGAGATCTACGACCTGATCCGGACCGAAATCGCCGAAATCAACGCCGGTCTGCCGGAAACCACCCGGATCAGGCGCTTTGCCCTGCTGTTCAAGGAACTGGACGCGGACGACGGCGAACTGACCCGGACCCGCAAGCTGCGCCGCAAGGTGGTGGAAGAGCGCTACCTACCTCTCATAGAATCGCTCTACGGCCCGGACGTCTGCATGAACCTGACCGCCTCCATCCAATACCAGGACGGACGGATTCGGGAAATGTGCGGGAGTATTCAGATTGCCACGGTGGACTGA
- a CDS encoding ABC transporter ATP-binding protein — translation MAMLEVRDVTLTFRGLAALLNVGFSVEQGQIASLIGPNGAGKTSMLNCISGRYHPNEGRIALNGRDLLPMAAHDRVMAGLSRTFQNIALFKGLSVLDNLMVGRHIRLNYGLLSSLFYWGKARRSEDLHRKRIEEIIDFLGLSPYRHQVAGKLPYGVQKRVELGRALAGEPELLLLDEPMAGMNLEETEDMARYILDINEEWGITVLLVEHDMGVVMDISDQVVVLDFGQVLAAGTPAQVQADPNVVAAYLGSDNASFVGR, via the coding sequence ATGGCCATGCTGGAAGTCCGCGACGTCACCCTGACTTTTCGCGGCCTGGCCGCCCTGCTGAATGTCGGCTTCAGCGTGGAGCAGGGCCAGATAGCCTCGCTCATCGGCCCCAACGGCGCTGGCAAGACGAGCATGCTCAACTGCATCAGCGGGCGGTACCATCCAAACGAGGGCAGAATCGCTCTGAATGGACGCGACCTGCTCCCCATGGCGGCCCATGACCGGGTCATGGCCGGACTGTCGCGCACCTTCCAGAACATCGCCCTATTCAAGGGCTTGAGCGTACTGGACAACCTGATGGTCGGCCGCCATATTCGCCTGAATTACGGCCTGCTCTCGTCCCTGTTCTACTGGGGCAAGGCCCGGCGCAGCGAGGACCTGCACCGCAAGCGCATTGAGGAAATCATCGACTTTCTCGGCCTGTCCCCCTACCGCCATCAGGTGGCGGGCAAACTGCCCTACGGGGTGCAAAAACGGGTTGAACTGGGCCGGGCATTGGCCGGAGAACCGGAACTGCTGCTCCTGGACGAGCCCATGGCCGGGATGAACCTGGAAGAAACCGAGGACATGGCCCGCTACATCCTGGACATCAACGAGGAGTGGGGCATCACCGTACTCCTGGTGGAACACGACATGGGCGTGGTCATGGATATCTCCGACCAAGTGGTTGTCCTGGACTTCGGCCAAGTCCTGGCCGCCGGCACCCCGGCCCAAGTCCAGGCCGACCCGAACGTCGTCGCCGCCTACCTGGGCAGCGACAATGCGTCGTTTGTCGGACGATGA
- a CDS encoding CBS domain-containing protein, producing the protein MYVGLKMLTDMPTITPKTLVMEADKIMEKNRLWMLMAADEKGRFIGAVRKEDVRSALPSPVTTLSRHELNYLMSKLTVEKLILKNIPSVPPQMEIEEAAKIMFDKDLAGLPVVDTKNVLLGYINRNVMLDVLVEEMGLAQGGSRIVFEVEERTGVIAEVSNIIAAMNVSIISTATFYHNNKRMVVIRVQMDDPGPVLKALLERGYHVVGPCDFAKEWC; encoded by the coding sequence ATGTATGTCGGACTGAAAATGCTCACGGACATGCCCACCATCACCCCCAAAACCCTGGTGATGGAAGCGGACAAAATCATGGAGAAAAACCGCCTCTGGATGCTCATGGCGGCGGATGAGAAAGGCCGGTTCATCGGCGCCGTGCGCAAGGAAGACGTTCGCTCGGCCCTGCCCTCGCCGGTGACCACGCTCAGCCGTCACGAACTGAACTACCTGATGTCCAAGCTGACCGTGGAAAAGTTGATTCTCAAGAATATTCCCTCCGTGCCGCCCCAGATGGAAATCGAGGAGGCGGCCAAGATCATGTTCGACAAGGACCTGGCCGGGCTGCCCGTGGTGGACACCAAGAACGTTCTGCTGGGGTACATCAACCGCAACGTGATGCTCGACGTTCTGGTGGAGGAAATGGGGCTGGCCCAGGGCGGGTCGCGGATCGTCTTCGAAGTGGAGGAGCGCACCGGGGTCATCGCCGAAGTCTCGAACATCATCGCGGCCATGAACGTGAGTATCATCTCCACGGCCACGTTTTATCACAACAATAAGCGGATGGTGGTCATCCGGGTCCAGATGGACGATCCGGGACCGGTTCTCAAGGCCCTATTGGAACGCGGTTACCATGTCGTCGGTCCCTGCGATTTCGCCAAGGAGTGGTGCTAG
- the hypA gene encoding hydrogenase maturation nickel metallochaperone HypA: protein MHEMSIADALIRIVETEMANHGLRTVQRITIQHGALSTMVPEALDLAFEAMTRGTALEGAVLEYEKVPLSLRCSKCETTFSPEVRSLHFAPCPSCGEEFAHAVLTGKELNIAHIEGDT, encoded by the coding sequence ATGCACGAGATGTCAATTGCCGACGCCTTGATCCGGATCGTGGAAACCGAGATGGCCAATCACGGTCTGCGCACCGTGCAGCGGATAACCATCCAGCACGGAGCGTTGTCCACCATGGTTCCGGAGGCTCTGGACCTGGCCTTTGAGGCCATGACCCGAGGCACGGCACTGGAAGGGGCGGTGCTGGAGTATGAAAAGGTGCCGCTGTCTTTGCGATGCTCCAAGTGCGAAACGACGTTTTCGCCTGAGGTGCGGAGTCTGCACTTCGCCCCCTGCCCGTCCTGCGGCGAGGAGTTCGCGCATGCCGTGCTCACCGGCAAGGAACTGAACATCGCCCATATCGAAGGAGACACTTGA
- the hypB gene encoding hydrogenase nickel incorporation protein HypB yields MSKAIPVIRNILDANNRLADQLRNVYAENNLLALNLMSSPGAGKTSLLERTLNDLRDELRMAVIEGDLQTDNDARRVAATGAQAVQINTEGGCHLDSSMILEALKQMDLAALDVLFIENVGNLVCPAEFDLGERAKVTLLSVTEGDDKPEKYPMMFAQSKVLLLNKIDLLPYVDFDLDRATRFARALNPEIVVFPVSCRTGEGLEPWYVWLKEAALAERR; encoded by the coding sequence ATGTCCAAAGCCATCCCCGTGATCCGGAATATCCTGGATGCCAACAACCGCTTGGCTGATCAGCTCCGCAACGTCTATGCGGAAAACAATCTTCTGGCCCTGAACCTGATGAGTTCGCCGGGAGCCGGAAAGACCTCGTTGCTGGAGCGCACCCTGAACGATCTACGCGACGAACTGCGTATGGCCGTGATCGAGGGCGACCTACAGACGGACAACGACGCCCGGCGCGTGGCCGCCACCGGGGCCCAAGCCGTGCAGATCAACACCGAGGGAGGCTGCCACCTGGACAGCTCCATGATCCTGGAGGCTCTGAAGCAGATGGACTTGGCCGCCCTGGACGTGCTGTTTATCGAGAACGTGGGCAATCTGGTCTGCCCGGCGGAGTTCGACCTGGGTGAAAGGGCCAAGGTGACCCTGCTCAGCGTGACCGAGGGCGACGACAAGCCGGAGAAATATCCAATGATGTTCGCCCAGTCCAAGGTGCTGTTGCTGAACAAGATCGACCTGCTGCCCTATGTGGATTTCGACCTGGACCGGGCCACCCGCTTCGCCCGCGCCCTGAATCCGGAGATCGTCGTCTTCCCGGTTTCCTGCCGCACCGGAGAGGGGCTGGAGCCTTGGTATGTCTGGCTCAAGGAAGCGGCTCTGGCGGAACGCCGATAG
- a CDS encoding pyrimidine 5'-nucleotidase produces MDAFIFDLDNTLYPASTSLFPLIDARINQYMHERAGIPEDRVDELRRRYWKDYGLTMVGLARHHGVDPEDYLDYVHDVDVASVLQPQPELAQALSALPGVKVVLTNGSLNHALRVLEVLGLRDVFTEIFDVRLAAYRPKPYPEPYRETLHRLGVPGSRCVMVEDMALNLKTAKEFGMATVLIGPGNGEEYVDVRIDEVGLFPDVYARLEWKKKRAG; encoded by the coding sequence ATGGACGCGTTCATCTTTGATTTGGACAATACCCTCTACCCGGCGTCAACCTCGTTGTTTCCGTTGATCGACGCTCGGATCAACCAATACATGCATGAACGGGCCGGCATTCCCGAAGACCGGGTGGACGAGTTGCGCCGCCGATACTGGAAAGACTACGGGCTGACCATGGTCGGCCTGGCCAGGCATCATGGCGTGGATCCGGAAGACTATCTGGACTATGTCCATGACGTGGACGTGGCCTCGGTCCTGCAGCCCCAGCCTGAACTGGCCCAGGCCCTGTCCGCCCTGCCCGGGGTTAAGGTTGTTCTGACCAACGGCTCCCTGAACCATGCCCTACGAGTGCTGGAGGTTCTGGGACTGCGGGACGTGTTTACGGAAATTTTCGACGTTCGGCTGGCGGCCTACCGACCCAAACCCTACCCGGAACCGTACCGAGAAACCCTGCACCGGCTCGGTGTGCCGGGGTCGAGGTGCGTGATGGTGGAGGACATGGCCCTGAATCTGAAGACGGCCAAAGAATTTGGCATGGCCACGGTGCTGATCGGTCCGGGCAACGGCGAAGAATACGTGGACGTGCGCATCGACGAAGTAGGATTGTTTCCGGACGTCTACGCACGCCTTGAGTGGAAAAAGAAAAGGGCGGGCTGA
- a CDS encoding transglycosylase SLT domain-containing protein has protein sequence MRMPRLTLHVLFAVAALFIWLGPAQAASVDEQRRLFLQAEEALRKGQRQAYLNLLPRLDGYPLTPYLTAMDLERRLGSGSTAEVRAFLKAYGDIPASDSLRRKWLRELAKQARWGDFLQDYTPQTNEDLQCLYGQALLGAGMTGAAMNHAGEMWLSGSSRPKSCDPLFAAWMGKGLLTKGLVVERVGLAMNAGQTGLARYLTRFLPPEERPWVEYWCKVDESPGLVLERDWSGVRSDFVPPVLAHGMRKLTRVDASRTARDWDRLRLRYGLERERFADIEVDIALFMSLRFEDGAVERIGALPVDLRSDRLREWGVRAALRQQDWAAVLTKVDGLTQSQQQEPRWRYWRARALEQTGWTEHALALYQDLASETHYFGMLAADRLGRPYEVEHQPVVVNAEMLSVAKQDPGLRRAVEFFALKRYGPGRSEWQRALPRLDEGVKLAAAIWARELGWHDRAITATVAARHHTDLEIRFPLPYSSQITVQSTAKNLNPAWVYGVMRQESLFMEDVGSSAGALGLMQIMPQTGQRIAGWHGERLANSQLLLQPERNIRYGTTYLRRQLDDLQDHYALATAAYNAGQHRVKGWLPRNGELPADIWVETIPFNETRNYVERVLSYTAIYEHRLGQPLTRVSHRLPPVQPPDGVTRVAESGY, from the coding sequence ATGCGCATGCCGCGATTGACGCTCCACGTCTTGTTTGCCGTGGCCGCTCTGTTTATCTGGCTTGGTCCCGCCCAAGCCGCATCCGTGGATGAACAACGGAGGTTGTTTCTCCAGGCCGAAGAAGCATTGCGCAAAGGGCAGCGCCAAGCCTACCTGAATCTCTTGCCCCGCCTCGACGGCTACCCGCTGACGCCCTATCTGACCGCCATGGACCTGGAGAGAAGGCTCGGATCCGGATCGACAGCGGAGGTCCGGGCCTTTTTGAAGGCCTATGGCGACATCCCGGCATCGGATTCCCTGCGTCGGAAATGGCTGCGTGAGCTGGCCAAACAGGCCCGGTGGGGGGATTTTCTTCAGGATTATACTCCCCAGACCAATGAGGATCTGCAATGCCTGTATGGTCAAGCCCTGCTGGGTGCCGGAATGACCGGGGCGGCCATGAACCATGCCGGGGAGATGTGGCTGTCCGGTTCATCCCGCCCCAAGAGTTGCGATCCGCTTTTCGCGGCCTGGATGGGGAAGGGCCTCTTGACCAAGGGGTTGGTGGTGGAGCGGGTCGGGTTGGCCATGAACGCCGGCCAGACAGGGTTGGCCCGGTATTTGACCCGGTTTCTCCCACCGGAAGAGCGCCCCTGGGTGGAGTACTGGTGCAAGGTGGACGAGAGCCCCGGTCTGGTTTTGGAGCGGGATTGGAGCGGCGTCCGGAGTGATTTCGTCCCGCCGGTGCTGGCCCACGGCATGCGCAAACTGACCCGTGTGGACGCCTCTCGAACCGCTCGGGACTGGGACCGGCTTCGCTTGCGCTACGGCCTGGAGCGTGAACGGTTCGCCGACATTGAGGTGGATATCGCCCTGTTCATGAGCCTGCGTTTCGAGGACGGGGCCGTGGAGCGGATCGGGGCTCTGCCCGTGGACCTGAGAAGTGATCGGCTGCGGGAATGGGGCGTGCGGGCGGCCTTGCGCCAACAGGATTGGGCGGCCGTCCTGACCAAGGTGGACGGATTGACCCAAAGTCAACAACAAGAACCGCGCTGGCGCTATTGGCGAGCGCGGGCACTGGAGCAGACCGGATGGACTGAACACGCCCTGGCCCTGTACCAGGATTTGGCCAGTGAAACGCACTATTTCGGCATGCTGGCCGCGGACCGTCTCGGACGGCCCTACGAGGTGGAACACCAGCCCGTGGTCGTGAACGCCGAGATGCTGAGCGTGGCCAAGCAAGACCCCGGTTTACGTCGGGCCGTGGAGTTTTTCGCCCTGAAGCGCTACGGCCCGGGGCGCAGCGAATGGCAGCGGGCGCTGCCCCGGCTGGATGAAGGCGTTAAGTTGGCCGCGGCCATCTGGGCCAGAGAGTTGGGGTGGCATGACCGGGCCATCACGGCCACAGTGGCCGCTCGGCACCATACGGATTTGGAAATCCGCTTCCCCTTGCCCTATTCGTCCCAGATAACGGTCCAGAGTACGGCGAAAAATCTCAACCCGGCCTGGGTCTACGGTGTGATGCGTCAGGAGAGCCTGTTCATGGAAGACGTGGGGTCGTCCGCCGGTGCTCTGGGGCTGATGCAGATCATGCCCCAGACCGGTCAGCGCATCGCCGGGTGGCACGGAGAGCGGCTCGCCAACTCCCAGCTGCTGCTTCAGCCCGAGCGGAACATCCGTTACGGAACCACCTATTTACGCCGTCAGTTGGACGATCTCCAGGACCACTACGCCCTGGCCACCGCCGCCTACAACGCCGGCCAACACCGGGTCAAAGGCTGGCTGCCCCGCAATGGCGAACTCCCCGCGGACATCTGGGTGGAGACCATCCCCTTCAACGAAACCCGCAACTACGTGGAACGCGTCCTGTCCTACACCGCCATCTACGAACACCGTCTCGGCCAACCGCTGACCCGGGTCAGCCACCGCCTCCCCCCGGTTCAGCCACCTGATGGGGTAACCCGTGTAGCGGAAAGCGGATATTGA
- a CDS encoding aspartate kinase translates to MKVIKIGGGCLNGKETIAAILDLLVTRGQGNIIVVSALGGVTDLLLEAMPQAVAEEEAVGRVMDRLKHKHMLVARHLIRDDKDVRVYARELGKTLARLERLFYGLHYTKDVTPRMIDAISGFGEKICAQLLAAILNARGSKASCRLPEEIGVITDGKFGDATALLAPSENNFQERLACLLNGGQITIIPGFYGINADGETTTFGRGGSDYSAAVFAAISGAEVLEIWKDVDGFLSADPKFVPQAKLIPELSYDEAAELAYFGAKILHPRTVEPLRKKGLSIVITNTLRPDKVGSRITARGKAAPGVIKSVAYTTDIAILKVHASGVGKRRGILGEVAASVAARGVNIKSVVTSQTCISLLLSRRDLEPAAQALANLHPRPYRKLEKSTNKALIAVVGKGLSTKPGIAAACFSAAAQCQVNIEMIAFGPSPAALYFIVRETDLHKAVTAIHTAFFANPACALPRST, encoded by the coding sequence ATGAAAGTCATCAAAATCGGCGGCGGATGCCTGAACGGCAAGGAAACCATCGCCGCCATCCTGGACTTGCTGGTCACCCGGGGCCAGGGCAACATTATCGTAGTTTCAGCCCTGGGCGGGGTGACGGACCTGCTTTTGGAGGCCATGCCCCAGGCCGTGGCCGAGGAGGAAGCCGTGGGCCGGGTCATGGACCGGCTGAAGCACAAGCACATGCTGGTAGCCCGGCACCTGATCCGCGACGACAAGGACGTCCGCGTCTACGCCCGCGAACTGGGCAAGACACTGGCCCGACTGGAACGGCTGTTCTACGGCCTGCACTACACCAAAGACGTCACTCCGCGGATGATCGATGCCATCAGCGGGTTCGGCGAGAAAATCTGCGCCCAACTCCTGGCCGCGATCCTCAATGCCCGGGGCAGCAAGGCGTCCTGTCGGCTGCCGGAAGAGATCGGCGTGATCACGGACGGCAAGTTCGGAGACGCCACGGCCCTTCTGGCTCCGTCGGAAAACAATTTCCAGGAGAGGCTCGCCTGCCTTCTCAACGGCGGACAGATCACCATTATTCCCGGCTTTTACGGCATCAACGCGGACGGAGAGACCACGACCTTCGGACGCGGGGGCAGCGACTACTCAGCGGCCGTGTTCGCGGCCATATCCGGGGCCGAGGTGCTGGAAATCTGGAAGGACGTGGACGGGTTCCTCAGCGCGGACCCGAAATTCGTGCCCCAGGCCAAGTTGATCCCGGAGCTGTCCTACGACGAAGCCGCGGAACTGGCCTACTTCGGAGCGAAGATCCTGCACCCTCGGACCGTGGAGCCGTTGCGTAAAAAAGGCCTGTCCATCGTCATCACCAACACGCTCCGACCGGACAAGGTCGGCAGCCGGATCACGGCCAGGGGGAAGGCCGCTCCCGGCGTGATCAAAAGTGTAGCCTACACTACGGACATCGCCATTCTCAAGGTGCATGCCTCGGGAGTGGGCAAGCGACGGGGCATTCTGGGCGAGGTGGCCGCTTCCGTGGCCGCTCGTGGGGTGAACATCAAGTCCGTGGTCACCTCCCAAACCTGCATCAGCCTGCTGCTGTCCCGCCGAGACCTGGAACCGGCCGCCCAGGCTCTGGCCAACCTGCATCCCCGCCCCTACCGCAAGCTGGAAAAAAGTACGAACAAGGCCTTGATCGCCGTGGTGGGCAAGGGGCTGTCCACCAAACCCGGTATCGCCGCGGCCTGCTTCAGCGCCGCGGCCCAGTGCCAGGTGAACATCGAAATGATCGCCTTCGGCCCTTCCCCGGCCGCCCTCTACTTCATCGTCCGCGAAACCGACCTGCACAAGGCCGTCACGGCCATCCACACCGCTTTTTTCGCCAACCCCGCCTGCGCGTTACCCCGCTCGACCTGA
- the mqnE gene encoding aminofutalosine synthase MqnE, with protein MLDHIVKKASDNARLNRDEALTLAREADIHILGRLALARRFELHGQNAYFVYNQHLNYTNICQNACRFCAFSRRAGDEDAYTLTVDEAAERVRSRGEEPVREIHIVGGLNPELPYQYYLDLVSAVKQARPNAAVKAFTAVEVAFLAQRGGISPRQVLRDLQAAGLDALPGGGAEVFSPALRAQLCPEKVSGEQWLEIHQLAHELGIRSNATMLFGHIETWPDRLDHLLALRDLQDRTGGFMCFIPLPYQPRHNDLRAKGPDGLDILRMLAVSRIVLDNVRHLKAYWVMTGIKAAQMGLWYGADDLDGTIVEERIGHAAGAQTPKGITRDQIMEIISQTGFIPVERTSRFEPTSSDPSS; from the coding sequence GTGCTTGACCACATCGTTAAAAAAGCCTCCGACAATGCCCGGCTCAACCGGGACGAGGCCCTGACCTTGGCCCGGGAGGCCGACATCCACATCCTAGGCCGCCTTGCTCTGGCCCGGCGCTTTGAGCTGCACGGCCAAAACGCCTATTTCGTCTACAACCAGCACCTCAACTACACGAACATCTGCCAGAACGCCTGCCGGTTCTGCGCCTTCAGCCGCCGTGCCGGGGACGAGGACGCCTACACCCTAACCGTGGACGAGGCCGCTGAACGAGTCCGGTCCAGGGGCGAAGAGCCGGTTCGTGAAATCCACATCGTCGGCGGCCTGAACCCGGAGCTGCCGTACCAGTATTACCTGGATTTGGTCAGCGCGGTGAAACAGGCCCGCCCCAATGCCGCGGTCAAGGCCTTCACCGCGGTGGAGGTGGCCTTTCTGGCCCAGCGCGGCGGCATATCCCCGCGCCAGGTGCTCCGGGATCTCCAGGCCGCTGGCCTGGACGCCCTGCCTGGAGGCGGCGCGGAGGTTTTTTCCCCGGCCCTGCGCGCCCAGCTCTGTCCGGAAAAGGTTTCCGGCGAACAGTGGCTGGAAATCCACCAACTGGCACACGAGCTGGGCATCCGCTCCAACGCCACCATGCTTTTCGGCCACATCGAGACCTGGCCCGACCGCCTGGATCACCTTCTGGCCCTGCGGGATCTGCAAGACCGCACCGGCGGATTCATGTGTTTCATTCCCTTGCCCTACCAGCCCCGGCACAACGACCTCCGAGCCAAGGGCCCGGACGGCCTGGACATCCTGCGAATGCTGGCCGTGTCCCGCATCGTCCTGGACAATGTCCGGCACCTCAAGGCCTACTGGGTGATGACCGGAATCAAGGCGGCCCAGATGGGTCTGTGGTACGGGGCGGACGATCTGGACGGGACCATCGTCGAGGAGCGCATCGGCCACGCCGCCGGAGCCCAGACCCCCAAGGGCATAACCCGTGACCAGATCATGGAAATCATCTCCCAGACCGGCTTTATCCCGGTGGAGCGTACCAGCCGCTTCGAACCGACGTCCTCGGACCCGTCCTCATGA